The Scomber scombrus chromosome 19, fScoSco1.1, whole genome shotgun sequence DNA window atatatttctgcCTGTTCTAACACTACTTGTGCCTTCACAGATCCATCAAGCCAGGAAGCTGGTATGCAGGAAGTGTAAGTGTCAGGTGACGGAGGAGACGGGGCATGTGGTTTGTGAGGGCACACGCCGCTATCGCATGTGCACCGCATGCATCCAGGAAGTTGGCTGTGACACTATTCCCATGGATGGTCTAGATGGGGCCAATGACGAGCCGGCCCTGTTACTGGGCGTAGatggggaggaagaggaggacaccAAGAGGACCTGGATGGTAACCGATGACGATGACCTGGCTGAAGACTCGGGGGCCGACCTCATCATCCAACAAGTAGACGACAGTGATGAGGAGCTGCAGTGAAACGGggccaaagtgtgtgtgtgtgtgtgtgtgtgtgtgtgtgtgtgtgtgtgtgtgtgtgtgtgtgtgtgtgtgtgtgtgtgtgtgtgtgtgtgtgcgtgtgtgtgtgtgaagaagcATGCACAAGTATTGACTGTGTGTTAAAGCCATGTAAGAGAATTTATGCATAAAATATGTGATCCACTgatgtaaatacacacatttatgatATATTAGTTATACCATTAGTTTGATggttaatcattattttcaagGAGATTGTTGACCTTTGTGACAAAACTGATTGCTTTTTGTTAGCTTTACAAAAGTATGCAGTATCCAAAGCATGCATATTTAGCTTTGCTTCACTTACAGTTATATGATAACTCGTATGGTGATATATGTTTTTCATATGCATGGAAAAAcacttttgctttcttttttgagACTCTGCTTtgataaaagtttaaaagttgGCACTTTAGCCAAACAAAATGACATGATCTGAAAGTCAAGagaagaggttttttttcaatgtcTCACTGTTGCATTGCTCTTTAAGATTATGTGTGATAATGATATGCACTACGAAGTAAAGCcaattataatttatttctttttttactttttgacacattaaagatatttttctaGATTTCTATGTCTGGGCCTTTCATCCTTAACGTcttttggaaaaacaaaactaaaaaccTTTGAAATTCTGTAGGTCCATTCCCAGACctacatacatttacaatgTAAAGGAAATGTCAGGGTCTTTTTTTAGGGTCATATAAGGTCATATTTTCAACAGAAAACTTTTAAAAGTGCCTATAATGTTGAAAATGACAAGTGTCAGAGATTATTTGATTCAGATTCATTCATACAAAAACTGACAAGgcatgaaacaaaaacatttggagGTTATATTTTACACAGGATTAAAGACCCTGAAAGTCTATTTTCTCAAAAAGCTTCTCACTACAGTGATAGAGTTTTACATGAGCACATTTTCCCCCACCAACCTTGAAACAGTGTTATTTCAAATGAGATATTTCTGTCTGTGCTGTTCTCACTGATTTGAAGTGGGTGGGCCTCAACTGGAAACAGTGGATGTGTTTCCACTGTATGCATCCACCAGCATCGGGTTTTAAGCCATCATCAGGAGGCACAGCATCTACGGTatatcaattattttcatgtGCTTGTGCTGACCAGAATTTAGTAATATTTCAATCCAAATCTGATAACAGTAGAATTATTTTACagaacattttgacatgtcacattAGGAAGAGCACaagattaataaagaaaattcatatttttagctgctgtgaaaaaggattgttgtggttttgtttgCTTATGTTGTCTGTCCACCTTAGAATCTGATTAAATAGTGTaattatctgtgtttttgaGGGTTAAACTCCAAAATAATTAGACTTTTCCCCCATGtactttaattttaatgtttcttaAGTGTGAAAATTTGATGTTATAGGTGGAGAAACTTTGAATGTATTGCTCGAGCTTTAATGGGTATACATAGCTGACCCTATAATTAGCAGGTTTCCACTTAGTAGACTTTATCTAGTAATTgactcatttttttcctccaatcACCGACCGGCAGATGGCGCCCACGCGATGCTTCCATCACTGATAGGCCTCTGAGGAAGAAGTGACGTCAGAGCGGAGGCAGGACAGTCATGGCGGCCGTCATTAGACTTGTCAACAGAAGCACTTTAGGCTCAGTTATGGGTCCGCAGTACCTGGCGTTTAGCTCCGCAACAAAGGTAAAAGCAGTgaggatttttttgtgtgcttttattCCCCCGCAGGTTGTACTGTGTGCTTTTAAACGGCATCGTCCTCTACGCTCAACCTACCTTGTTAACCTACTTCCCTAgcttcagtcagtcagttagctACTTCTCAAgcttaaaatgttctttctaATTTAACAGCTATGTTTAAACCtctgttaaatgtgtttgtgtcttgttttgCGTAGACTAGCGTAAAAGCAAGTCGAGCTCTTCCGGAAACGGTGAAAATAGTGGAGGTGGGACCCAGAGATGGTCTTCAGAATGAGAAGGTAAGGTTATGTAACAACAATATTTTATCAATTTGATTATACAGCAGCTAATTTAGGCTGTGTATCCCCCTGTCTAATGTTAACCTTGCTTATAAGAGACTGTTTTACCCATCACTGTTCAGCATTAGTAATGTTGTTAAAACAGGTGCATAGTTCATGTATTGTGTAATGAGGAGAAACAATCTAtgtgtcaaatgtttttaaagttttccaTCATCTTGTCATTTTGCTGCTTCCGCTCCCAGACTATCGTCCCAACAGAGACCAAAATTCATTTGATTGACTTGCTGTCAGAGTCAGGGCTGCGAGTCATTGAGGCCACCAGCTTTGTGTCACCAAAATGGGTTCCACAGGTGAGTTTGTTGGCACAGAGCTCCTAAATGCAAATTGCTGACACACCCTACTTAGGGTAGAGCAGAAACTACAATTGAAAGTGGCTCTCCAGCACTAATtggtttctgtttatttttttctaaattacaGATGGCAGACCAGAAAGAGGTGATGAAGGGGATTTGTAAGAAACCTGGAGTGTCTTACCCGGTCCTCACCCCCAACCTCAAGGGCTTCCAGGCTGCTGTGAGTGTCAGGAATCAGCGTAGACATGCTGTATTGTCCAGTTTCTTATAATgaaagtgttgtgtttaaaatatttcacaaatttcacacTTATAATAGCTTTTCTCTGCTCTTGCTTACTGCAGGTGAAAGCAGGAGCTTCAGAGGTGGCCATATTTGGCGCCGCGTCCGAGCTGTTCAGTAAGAAGAATATAAACTGCTCAGTGGACGAGAGCTTACAGCGCTTTGATGAGGTTGTGAAAGCAGCTAAAGAGGCCGGTGTGCCAGTTAGAGGGTAGGATTCTTGGCTTGTCTGTGactttaaacacacttttaaatcATCAGAAATACAGTGTTTGATCCTtgcacaagtctcatctatttTTATTGTCCCTACAGTTATGTGTCATGTGTTCTTGGATGTCCGTATGAAGGGAAAGTGGCACCTGAAAAAGTTGCACATGTGAGTTCTTCATATTTTTACAAATCCTGAACTAGCAATCTATTTTTAATGccataataagaaaaatacaaataatatattacTAACGTGCTCTAACTTTGTCTCCATCCTGCAGGTAGCTAAGCGTTTATACTCCATGGGCTGCTATGAGATTTCCCTAGGTGACACCATTGGAGTGGGGACTCCAGGTAGCATGAGTGAAATGCTGGAGGCTGTGAGCAGAGAGGTGCCAGTCGATGCCCTGGCAGTGCACTGCCATGATACCTACGGCCAGGCCCTCGCTAATATCCTTGTAGCCTTGCAGGTCAGACTTGGTTCTGGTTGTTTGACTCCCACCTGAAAATGTCTTTGCAGTTGGTGTGATAGAATTTGCATGTAGCTGATCGATATCAGTGCAGTGTTgacttcattttctttgtttggcaGATGGGTATCAGTGTGGTAGACTCATCAATTGCAGGACTTGGCGGCTGTCCATATGCCCAGGGGGCCTCTGGGAATGTTGCTACCGAAGATGTAGTCTATATGCTTCATGGACTTGGGATTCAAACAGTAAGGAGCCACACTttatgtctctctttctcttctttactgaaactttgtttttcttaatcAGGGGTTAAACTGATGCCTGGCATATTTTAGTTCTGAGTTGTAATTATTTGCCTTAATGCACAATCTGAAATGCTTGATTTAACTTTCTGTCTCCATCTCAGGGAGTGGACCTCTCCAAACTGATGGATGCTGGAGCTTTCATCTGTCGGACCCTCAACAGGAAATCAAGCTCCAAGGTGGCACAGGCCACCTGCAAACTGTAGGCAGAAGCCAAAACTTTCCCGGACTGTGTACTTCTTCATAACCACATAAACCTTCCTCCCACCTTCGTTTTAGTTTGATTTCTTGTCTAATagtatgaaaatattatttCAGTTGATTGGATGGTCCCGATGCTTGCCTTtgttaaaaactgaatatttgattATACAATCACTGTATGATAGCACAGCTGGAATAGTGCCTTATGTAAAGTCAGTCTCATCTTACAGATTCTTTCTGATCCTTTCTGTCAAAAgtcatgccttttttttctcctttggaTGGTGTACTTACATTACTTTCAGGGCAGTGGGAAAGTCAAAGTGAAGCAAATAATAAAATctaatggtaaaaatgtcttgGGAAGGATGGATAAACTCACTTTTGATGTCAGTAAAGACAGAAATGCTGttttgattttgatcatcctctGTACGCAGTGATCACTGTCTTGAAATGATCGGTGGAAACCATCGGTCCTTATGATCTTGGGCATTGTGCTGGCTTGTGAAagaaattatgaaaatatgtgactttttaaatttttcacaTGTAGaatttttagttttattatgttttatttattttaaactgtctTCACATTCAAAATGTACATATGAAACTGGATTGTgaatttagaaaataaacactatttcatcagttaaatatttcagtgttgtgATTAATCTGAAAAAGGGTTTTAAGCACTATAAAAGTCTGTAGTTGTAGCCTCCATTGAGCATATTAGTTGCTTAAAGGAAGTTAATCTTTTACAGTCTCTATTGTGATTTTTGCAGTTTGTTGTCAATGattcagaataaacaaaaagctcTTCTTGGCCGCACCTTGTATAACCCGATTGACAAGTATGACAGGCAGACTAAGATTCTTAAAGCAAGCTTCCGCATCACTTAACACACGTGTATACTgcaca harbors:
- the hmgcl gene encoding hydroxymethylglutaryl-CoA lyase, mitochondrial, which gives rise to MAAVIRLVNRSTLGSVMGPQYLAFSSATKTSVKASRALPETVKIVEVGPRDGLQNEKTIVPTETKIHLIDLLSESGLRVIEATSFVSPKWVPQMADQKEVMKGICKKPGVSYPVLTPNLKGFQAAVKAGASEVAIFGAASELFSKKNINCSVDESLQRFDEVVKAAKEAGVPVRGYVSCVLGCPYEGKVAPEKVAHVAKRLYSMGCYEISLGDTIGVGTPGSMSEMLEAVSREVPVDALAVHCHDTYGQALANILVALQMGISVVDSSIAGLGGCPYAQGASGNVATEDVVYMLHGLGIQTGVDLSKLMDAGAFICRTLNRKSSSKVAQATCKL